From Longimicrobium sp., the proteins below share one genomic window:
- a CDS encoding serine hydrolase codes for MIRTRTKSFAPFTTSARGRLRAGACVLPLLSLFAAACAPREPQSPWSEARLARMTVRQKAAQLLVVRAGPVAPAAAPGDSSRARLLRWATAGLGGVEMTGGDARAVAVFADTLRRLPLAPLIAARMERGAGPAFGGATELPSPDGLMALADADVAREVGEAAAAEAKAMGIDLVLAGGPALPSDSAIASPATLSDTAAAAYAAWVRALAEGGRLPAITIFRPPTTTGDTAPWFARWDRTALGVMQVDWLRAALEAGAAGVQPGFVALPALTGDTTPLPFSGVVAEGLLRRDLGFGGVVVADVSADGVLARRWGMVPAAIGAVRAGADLLLGVTDPDAMADSLAAAVERGRIPRDVLDRAVRRVFAAKRRAALGIPPKDTTRLPIPAHGAAATAGAAFERTTAVLGPVPALQGCRRTVLVTTPDADVRVLSGELRRRIPDLLHLRTWVAARHGPLSDLGDWPGDRADCAVVADLPGDPVRYIGRINPLVARDTSKAARRDTTSYRADSLAFVRDTATRRMVHVSLAADPARPVPEARSVVMVWGSGATAQRTAARALFGEIRRPADEVPHPRAAWPPARRLVRAPAREAGMSADSLAKIDAILERGLNGGIYTAAAVAVGRHGKLVKLRGIGSTAGHPVDATSTLFDLASLTKVVGTTAAVMALVDEGKVRLDAPVYRYLPQFRGGGRGDVTVWNLMTHTAGLPPGDDLYGQSADPDAALQLVYRTDLVYEPGTKVVYSDFGMILMAELVRRRAGEPVDRFAARRVFVPLGMQSTMYRPPLVFWDRTVPSAIESERPYVLREVVHDGNAFRLGGVAGHAGLFSTARDLAVYAQTLLNGGAYGDRRIWSARTVQRFTTKQTNAQTRALGWDTPANRSSAGDWFSSRSFGHTGYTGTSIWIDPERDLFVVLLTNRVYDDPARTEGLILGIRMAVADAAARAITDMPVRPRAGTATAAAEAARERARIRAKQHPRRPTRHTPRRSTRGRRRG; via the coding sequence TTGATCCGTACGAGAACAAAATCGTTCGCTCCGTTCACGACCTCCGCGCGCGGGCGGCTGCGCGCGGGTGCGTGCGTGCTGCCGCTCCTCTCGCTTTTTGCGGCGGCGTGCGCCCCGCGCGAACCGCAGTCGCCCTGGAGCGAGGCGCGGCTGGCGCGGATGACGGTGCGCCAGAAGGCGGCCCAGCTCCTGGTGGTCCGCGCCGGCCCCGTGGCCCCCGCGGCCGCGCCGGGCGATTCGTCGCGCGCGCGGCTGCTGCGCTGGGCCACCGCGGGCCTGGGCGGGGTGGAGATGACGGGCGGCGACGCGCGCGCCGTCGCCGTCTTCGCGGACACGCTGCGGCGCCTGCCGCTGGCTCCATTGATCGCGGCGCGGATGGAGCGCGGCGCGGGTCCGGCGTTCGGCGGCGCGACGGAGCTCCCCTCGCCCGACGGGCTGATGGCGCTCGCGGACGCGGATGTCGCAAGGGAGGTCGGCGAGGCCGCCGCCGCCGAGGCGAAGGCTATGGGGATCGACCTTGTGCTGGCCGGCGGCCCCGCGCTCCCGTCGGACTCGGCGATCGCGTCCCCGGCCACGCTCTCCGACACGGCGGCGGCCGCGTACGCCGCCTGGGTCCGCGCGCTCGCGGAGGGCGGGCGCCTTCCCGCGATCACTATCTTCCGACCTCCCACGACGACGGGAGATACGGCGCCCTGGTTCGCGCGCTGGGACCGCACCGCGCTGGGGGTGATGCAGGTCGACTGGCTGCGGGCGGCGCTGGAGGCGGGCGCGGCCGGCGTGCAGCCCGGCTTCGTCGCCCTTCCCGCGCTGACGGGGGATACCACGCCGCTCCCCTTCTCCGGCGTGGTCGCGGAGGGGCTGCTGCGGCGCGACCTGGGCTTCGGCGGCGTGGTGGTGGCCGACGTCTCGGCCGACGGCGTGCTGGCGCGGCGCTGGGGGATGGTTCCCGCGGCGATCGGCGCCGTGCGCGCGGGGGCGGACCTCCTCCTCGGCGTCACCGATCCCGACGCGATGGCGGATTCGCTCGCGGCGGCGGTGGAGCGCGGCCGCATCCCCCGCGACGTGCTGGACCGCGCGGTGCGGCGCGTGTTCGCCGCCAAGCGCCGCGCGGCGCTCGGCATCCCGCCGAAGGACACCACGCGCCTCCCCATCCCCGCGCACGGCGCGGCGGCGACGGCGGGCGCGGCATTCGAGCGGACGACGGCGGTGCTCGGCCCCGTCCCCGCGCTGCAGGGGTGCCGCCGGACGGTGCTGGTGACGACGCCGGACGCGGACGTGCGCGTGCTCTCGGGCGAGCTGCGGCGCCGCATTCCCGATCTCCTCCATCTCCGCACCTGGGTGGCGGCGCGCCACGGGCCGCTCTCGGACCTGGGCGACTGGCCGGGCGACCGCGCGGACTGCGCCGTCGTCGCCGATCTCCCCGGCGATCCCGTGCGCTACATCGGCCGCATCAACCCCCTCGTCGCCCGCGACACCTCGAAGGCGGCGCGGCGCGACACGACCAGTTACCGCGCCGACAGCCTGGCCTTCGTGCGCGACACGGCGACGCGGCGGATGGTCCACGTCTCCCTCGCCGCCGATCCCGCGCGGCCGGTGCCGGAGGCGCGGTCGGTGGTGATGGTGTGGGGATCGGGGGCGACGGCGCAGCGCACGGCCGCGCGGGCGCTCTTCGGGGAGATCCGGCGCCCGGCGGACGAAGTGCCGCATCCCCGCGCCGCGTGGCCGCCCGCGCGCCGCCTCGTCCGCGCGCCCGCGCGGGAGGCGGGGATGAGCGCGGACTCGCTGGCGAAGATCGACGCCATCCTCGAGCGCGGGCTGAACGGCGGCATCTACACCGCGGCCGCCGTGGCCGTCGGGCGGCACGGAAAGCTGGTGAAGCTGCGGGGGATCGGCAGCACCGCCGGGCATCCCGTGGACGCGACGAGCACGCTCTTCGACCTCGCCTCGCTCACCAAGGTCGTCGGCACCACCGCGGCGGTGATGGCGCTGGTGGACGAGGGGAAGGTGCGGCTGGACGCGCCCGTCTACCGCTATCTCCCGCAGTTCCGCGGCGGCGGGCGCGGCGACGTGACCGTGTGGAACCTGATGACGCACACCGCCGGCCTCCCGCCGGGCGACGACCTGTACGGCCAGTCGGCGGACCCCGACGCGGCGCTGCAGCTGGTCTACCGCACCGACCTGGTCTACGAGCCGGGGACGAAGGTGGTGTACAGCGACTTCGGGATGATCCTGATGGCCGAGCTGGTGCGCCGCCGCGCGGGCGAGCCGGTGGACCGCTTCGCCGCGCGGCGGGTGTTCGTGCCGCTGGGGATGCAGAGCACGATGTACCGCCCGCCGCTGGTGTTCTGGGACCGCACGGTGCCGAGCGCGATCGAGTCCGAGCGCCCGTACGTGCTGCGCGAGGTGGTGCACGACGGGAACGCGTTCCGGCTGGGGGGCGTGGCCGGGCACGCGGGGCTGTTCTCCACCGCGCGCGACCTGGCCGTGTACGCGCAGACGCTGCTGAACGGCGGCGCGTACGGCGACCGGCGGATCTGGTCCGCGCGCACGGTGCAGCGCTTCACCACCAAGCAGACGAATGCGCAGACCCGCGCGCTGGGGTGGGACACGCCCGCGAACCGCAGCTCGGCGGGCGACTGGTTCTCGTCGCGCTCCTTCGGCCACACGGGCTACACGGGAACGTCGATCTGGATCGACCCCGAGCGCGACCTGTTCGTGGTGCTGCTGACCAACCGCGTGTACGACGACCCCGCGCGCACCGAGGGGCTGATCCTGGGGATCCGGATGGCGGTGGCCGACGCGGCCGCGCGCGCGATCACCGACATGCCCGTCCGCCCGCGTGCCGGCACGGCGACGGCCGCGGCGGAGGCCGCCCGCGAGCGCGCCCGCATCCGCGCCAAGCAGCACCCCCGCCGGCCCACGAGGCACACGCCGCGGAGATCGACGAGGGGGCGGCGGCGGGGGTGA